In Salmo salar chromosome ssa24, Ssal_v3.1, whole genome shotgun sequence, the following proteins share a genomic window:
- the prf1.5 gene encoding perforin 1.5, producing the protein MAFRSLFLYTLSLPVLVQMPSSRACRTGSGSECEKAPFVPGYNLAGEGFDVVRMRRKGAYVINVKAHLSDNHTCILCENRFQKGQVQRLPSAVLDWRPLSSCSKQLSSALHHSVDSLLRSSSSLINNNWGMDLRLETYGKAVLGGSRSEMAKFARSQHSVDKATFATHEISCTYYSYRLVDHPDLSAEFAKHLKRLPQGLDNKSKLLYRRMIDTYGTHYIRQVQLGGRVRRVTAFRTCLATLKGFSESEIKTCLNVELKMALGFLPANASFSNKCDDLLKGNMSMGFYQGFMTHKIEVLGGEKYFPDILYHQDPSQAYHSWMNSLHDNPGVVSYAIFPLHNLVDDPEVSANLRSMVAEYIDENKLPVDQGEFKTCSPAPNLDHNCCPLRAGRGTLRVMVHRAAGLRADTFTKTDGYVKIWYNGMYEETDTVMDDNDPVWNATYNFGSVEFGHQLLFEVWDRDVLYNDMAGRCLVFPERGTHSHSCQLKKGVLHFTYSSECDAHLTGYRCGRYSPST; encoded by the exons ATGGCATTCCGAAGTCTCTTCCTTTATACCTTGAGTCTGCCCGTCCTGGTGCAGATGCCCAGCAGCAGAGCCTGTAGGACTGGATCGGGGTCAGAGTGTGAGAAAGCCCCCTTTGTGCCCGGCTACAACCTGGCAGGGGAGGGCTTCGATGTGGTCAGGATGCGTCGTAAAGGGGCCTACGTCATCAACGTCAAAGCCCACCTGTCTGACAACCACACATGTATTCTCTGTGAGAACCGCTTCCAGAAGGGACAGGTCCAGAGGTTGCCTTCTGCCGTGCTGGACTGGCGTCCATTGAGCAGCTGCAGCAAGCAGCTGTCCAGTGCCCTGCACCACTCAGTGGACTCCCTACTACGTAGCTCTAGCTCCCTCATAAACAACAACTGGGGTATGGACCTGAGGCTAGAGACTTATGGCAAGGCAGTGCTGGGGGGCAGCCGCTCCGAAATGGCCAAGTTTGCCAGATCCCAGCACAGTGTGGACAAGGCCACCTTTGCCACCCATGAGATCAGCTGTACATACTACAG TTACAGGCTGGTAGACCATCCGGACCTCAGCGCTGAGTTTGCTAAACATCTCAAGAGACTGCCACAGGGGCTTGACAACAAGAGCAAATTGCTGTACCGGCGGATGATCGACACGTACGGCACTCATTACATCCGTCAGGTGCAGCTGGGTGGTAGGGTGAGGCGCGTCACTGCCTTCCGCACCTGCCTGGCCACCCTGAAGGGCTTCTCAGAGTCCGAGATAAAGACCTGCTTAAATGTTGAGCTGAAAATGGCCTTAGGCTTCCTCCCAGCAAACGCGTCCTTCTCCAACAAATGTGACGACCTCCTAAAGGGGAACATGAGCATGGGCTTCTACCAGGGGTTTATGACCCACAAGATTGAGGTTCTAGGAGGGGAAAAGTATTTTCCCGATATCTTGTACCATCAGGACCCATCCCAAGCATACCATAGCTGGATGAACAGCTTGCATGATAATCCAGGTGTGGTCTCCTATGCTATATTCCCCCTGCACAACCTGGTTGATGATCCAGAGGTTAGTGCCAACCTGAGGAGCATGGTGGCAGAGTACATTGACGAGAACAAGCTTCCTGTAGACCAGGGGGAATTTAAAACCTGCTCCCCGGCCCCTAACCTGGATCACAACTGTTGTCCTCTACGGGCAGGCCGCGGGACTCTCAGGGTAATGGTCCACAGAGCTGCAGGTTTGAGAGCAGATACCTTCACAAAGACTGATGGCTATGTTAAAATATGGTACAATGGCATGTATGAGGAAACAGATACTGTCATGGATGATAATGATCCGGTATGGAATGCCACGTACAACTTTGGCTCAGTGGAGTTTGGTCATCAGCTGCTGTTTGAGGTTTGGGACAGAGATGTGCTTTACAATGACATGGCAGGAAGATGTTTGGTCTTCCCTGAACGAGGAACTCATTCACACAGCTGTCAGCTAAAGAAAGGGGTTCTGCACTTCACTTACAGCTCTGAATGTGACGCCCACTTAACAGGCTATAGGTGTGGACGGTACTCTCCTAGTACATAA
- the LOC106585833 gene encoding histone H1, which translates to MSGVIAIPLATPATTPKKRSKPKKTGPTVSDRILKVVSASSDRSGVSLAALKKSLAASGYDVVKNNARLKLAVRRLVAKGYLLQPKGTGASGSFKINKNKAVAKKKRPTKNKVKKVGAKKVRRASPKKAAGAKKSPKKTKRKSPKKAKRPAAAKKPKSPRKTKRRVAKSTRAKTAPKKK; encoded by the coding sequence ATGTCTGGGGTGATTGCAATTCCCCTGGCGACACCAGCCACGACTCCTAAAAAGAGATCCAAGCCCAAGAAGACTGGACCCACCGTATCTGACCGCATCCTGAAGGTTGTGTCAGCATCCAGTGACCGAAGTGGTGTGTCTCTTGCGGCTCTCAAAAAGTCTCTGGCAGCCAGCGGCTATGATGTTGTGAAGAACAACGCCCGACTCAAACTGGCTGTCCGGCGTTTGGTGGCCAAAGGATATCTTCTGCAGCCTAAGGGCACTGGGGCATCCGGCTCTTTCAAAATTAACAAAAACAAAGCAGTCGCTAAAAAGAAAAGACCTACCAAGAATAAAGTCAAGAAGGTGGGGGCCAAGAAGGTCAGGAGAGCGTCACCCAAGAAGGCAGCGGGCGCCAAGAAGTCCCCAAAGAAAACCAAGAGGAAGAGTCCCAAGAAGGCCAAAAGACCTGCAGCAGCAAAAAAGCCCAAGAGCCCCAGGAAGACCAAGCGCAGAGTCGCCAAATCCACCCGGGCTAAAACTGCTCCTAAGAAGAAATAG
- the mpeg1.1 gene encoding macrophage expressed 1, tandem duplicate 1, with protein MASDIALGLTAFTLLILSLLHQCVPHPLTPPNNGLRKCRTNLSIPALEVLPGGGWDNLRNMDMGRVMNFSFSQCQTTEDGFYLIPDEVFVIPQKLTGVETNSEIINTWLEQRSSTSFSINSDVSFLSVLNAKFSIENQRVKTHQVQGSSVTARVQVRNFLYTVKAHPDFTLDGRFAHQAEEIADAIENNQTRQAAYLSEKMVLDYGTHVITSVDAGAALVQEDYLRSSYVSDSETAKFSVSASAGLNFFDKVKFDIGSKDAQETSESHSYQGNITYSIIQSHGGAPFYPGITLQKWQESTKNNLVGIDRAGLPLHYFLNRMTFPDLPEPTIGKLALSVSQAIQRYYSINTHPGCVKPDSKNFNFQANMDDSSCEGPATNLSFGGVFQQCTMLTGDADPICQALAQKNPDTGSYSCGQPYKATLLRSEVKEESYSTYECHRHCHGCWLLLTCCDNVCGDAYHVRSARIDTYWCSTNEATPEYSGYLFGGLYSPSLLNPLTKTKSCPPNFNIQMKLLSNGLMICLSNDYETSTRFSVPFGGLFSCQSNNPLAQDQPRCPPQFSQHLATVSDGCQVLYCVQSGLFTGGQLLPVRLPPFTRPPLISMTATNTVAVMTEGDRAWVRVGQTKMWKLAKVTEIQSMVQAFDPASGQMTGGQKSGVAFGVICLVALVVVGAVLLVRRRRVSRFGRGRGYEEIHSEGQSEGGVESQEEQGSETMTQTLLP; from the exons ATGGCATCTGACATAGCCCTGGGTCTGACAGCGTTCACCTTGCTAATACTCTCTCTGCTCCACCAGTGTGTCCCTCACCCACTCACTCCTCCGAATAATGGACTTCGTAAGTGCCGCACCAACTTGTCCATTCCAGCCCTGGAGGTGCTCCCAGGCGGGGGATGGGACAACCTGAGGAACATGGACATGGGACGAGTCATGAACTTCAGCTTCTCCCAGTGCCAGACCACGGAGGACGGATTCTACCTCATCCCGGATGAGGTTTTTGTCATCCCACAGAAGCTCACTGGTGTGGAGACCAATTCTGAGATCATCAACACTTGGCTGGAACAGCGCAGCTCCACGTCTTTCTCCATCAACTCGGACGTGTCCTTCCTCTCCGTGCTCAATGCGAAGTTCTCCATTGAGAATCAGCGGGTGAAGACTCACCAGGTCCAAGGGAGCTCTGTCACCGCTCGTGTACAA GTGCGTAACTTCCTATACACGGTAAAGGCTCACCCTGACTTCACTCTGGATGGCCGCTTTGCCCACCAGGCTGAGGAGATCGCAGATGCAATAGAAAACAACCAGACTCGACAGGCAGCGTATTTATCTGAGAAGATGGTGTTGGACTATGGAACCCATGTGATAACCAGTGTTGATGCAGGGGCCGCCTTAGTGCAAGAGGACTATCTCCGTTCATCTTACGTGTCCGACAGTGAGACGGCAAAGTTCTCTGTTTCGGCATCGGCAGGTCTTAACTTCTTTGATAAAGTCAAATTTGACATTGGCAGTAAGGACGCACAAGAGACATCCGAGTCACATAGTTATCAGGGCAACATCACCTACTCCATAATACAGAGCCATGGTGGTGCTCCCTTCTACCCAGGCATCACTTTGCAGAAGTGGCAAGAGAGCACCAAGAACAACCTGGTGGGCATCGACCGGGCAGGACTGCCTCTGCACTACTTCCTCAACCGGATGACCTTCCCCGATCTCCCTGAACCAACCATTGGCAAACTGGCACTGTCTGTTAGTCAGGCCATCCAGCGCTACTATAGCATTAACACACACCCTGGCTGCGTTAAACCAGACTCCAAGAACTTCAACTTCCAAGCCAACATGGACGACAGCTCCTGCGAGGGTCCGGCCACCAACCTCAGCTTCGGTGGGGTGTTTCAGCAGTGCACCATGCTCACTGGGGATGCAGACCCAATCTGCCAAGCCCTGGCACAGAAGAACCCAGACACAGGCTCTTACTCATGTGGTCAGCCCTACAAAGCCACCCTGTTACGCTCTGAGGTGAAAGAGGAGAGCTACAGCACGTATGAGTGCCACAGGCATTGCCATGGCTGCTGGCTGCTTTTAACCTGCTGCGACAACGTCTGTGGAGATGCCTACCATGTCCGCTCCGCTCGCATTGACACCTACTGGTGCTCCACCAATGAGGCAACCCCAGAGTACTCAGGATACCTCTTTGGGGGACTCTATAGCCCATCCCTGTTGAACCCTCTGACCAAAACTAAGAGCTGCCCTCCAAACTTCAACATTCAAATGAAGCTTCTGTCCAACGGTCTGATGATCTGCCTGAGCAATGACTATGAGACTTCCACCAGGTTTTCAGTCCCCTTTGGAGGCCTGTTCAGTTGCCAGTCTAACAACCCCCTTGCACAGGATCAACCCCGTTGCCCTCCCCAGTTCAGCCAGCACCTGGCTACTGTTAGTGATGGCTGCCAGGTGCTCTACTGTGTCCAGTCTGGCTTGTTCACAGGTGGCCAGCTGCTGCCTGTACGCTTGCCACCTTTCACTCGTCCTCCACTGATCAGCATGACTGCCACTAACACGGTGGCTGTGATGACCGAGGGAGATCGGGCGTGGGTCAGGGTGGGACAGACCAAGATGTGGAAGCTGGCCAAGGTGACAGAGATCCAGAGTATGGTGCAGGCGTTCGATCCAGCCTCGGGACAGATGACAGGGGGGCAGAAGTCTGGTGTGGCCTTTGGAGTAATTTGCTTGGTTGCCTTGGTGGTGGTTGGGGCTGTGCTGCTGGTGAGACGGAGGAGGGTCTCAAGGTTTGGGAGGGGGAGAGGATATGAGGAGATCCACAGCGAGGGGCAGAGTGAGGGAGGTGTGGAGAGTCAAGAAGAGCAGGGCTCTGAGACAATGACCCAGACCCTGTTGCCATGA